A genomic region of Phragmites australis chromosome 2, lpPhrAust1.1, whole genome shotgun sequence contains the following coding sequences:
- the LOC133908560 gene encoding phosphatidylinositol/phosphatidylcholine transfer protein SFH6-like: MSGSIDGLATPCFEGYAHSDETKECKSDEDNSDGDKKAKRGSFKKRAITAGNKFRHSLRRRSKTKSDNHAVSIEDISDVQELETVERFHLCLLAEGLLPERHDDYHLILRFLKARKFNIEKAKHMWSEMLRWRKEFGADNIEEFDYTELHEVLNYYPQFYHGVDKEGRPIYIELIGKVDASKLVQITTIDRYVNYRVKEFERCLQMRFPACSIAAKRHIDSSTTILDVQGVGLKNFSKDARELIMRLQKINNDNYPETLYQLYIINAGQGFKMLWSTIKSFLDPETTSKINVLGSKYQNKLLEIIDDSELPDFLGGKCRCEEYGGCPKSDKGPWKDPEIVKRVLNGEANYCQQILSILSINGMEVGCTEPQHSTKQSNDAFAESSSEVEEVSSPTASMNPIINPHLIPVHEPKFPGHASTSDAPPVIEVGIPAVDKVVDACIDPRGSSMASTSGSFPLRNIPTTLRGLQTRIYCMALYEVLIRQDELLA; encoded by the exons ATGTCGGGTTCCATCGATGGCCTCGCCACGCCTT GTTTTGAGGGCTACGCTCACAGTGATGAAACGAAAGAGTGCAAATCTGATGAAGACAACTCAGACGGGGATAAGAAGGCTAAACGGGGCTCCTTCAAGAAGAGAGCGATTACTGCGGGGAATAAATTTAGGCATTCCTTAAGGAGGAGGAGTAAAACGAAGAGTGATAACCATGCAGTATCCATTGAAGACATAAGTGATGTTCAAGAGCTGGAAACTGTTGAAAGGTTCCACCTGTGCTTACTTGCTGAGGGTTTGTTGCCAGAACGTCATGATGATTATCACTTAATATTGAG ATTCCTGAAAGCAAGGAAATTTAATATCGAGAAAGCAAAGCATATGTGGTCAGAAATGCTTAGATGGAGGAAGGAATTTGGAGCCGACAATATAGAG GAATTTGATTACACTGAATTACATGAAGTTCTGAACTACTATCCACAATTTTATCATGGAGTGGACAAAGAGGGAAGGCCTATCTACATAGAACTAATTGGAAAAGTCGATGCCAGCAAACTAGTACAAATCACAACTATTGATCGATATGTAAATTATCGTGTCAAGGAGTTTGAGAGATGTTTGCAAATGAGGTTTCCAGCTTGTTCTATTGCTGCAAAAAGACACATAGACTCATCTACAACTATCTTGGATGTGCAAGGGGtg GGCCTAAAGAACTTCTCAAAAGATGCAAGAGAGCTTATTATGCGACTGCAGAAGATCAACAATGACAACTATCCGGAG ACCTTGTACCAATTGTACATCATAAACGCTGGCCAAGGTTTTAAGATGTTATGGAGTACAATAAAATCATTTCTTGATCCAGAAACCACTTCAAAAATTaat GTCCTTGGAAGCAAGTACCAGAATAAACTACTTGAAATAATTGATGACAG TGAACTCCCAGATTTCCTTGGTGGCAAATGCAGGTGTGAAGAATATGGAGGTTGTCCAAAATCTGATAAAGGCCCATGGAAGGACCCTGAAATTGTCAAG AGGGTCCTCAATGGTGAAGCAAACTATTGTCAGCAAATTCTCTCTATATTAAGCATCAATGGGATGGAAGTTGGTTGTACTGAGCCTCAACACTCAACC AAGCAAAGCAATGATGCCTTTGCCGAATCTAGTTCTGAAGTGGAAGAGGTTTCTTCTCCTACTGCTTCAATGAACCCCATCATAAACCCTCATTTGATCCCTGTGCATGAG CCAAAATTTCCAGGGCATGCTTCCACATCTGATGCTCCTCCCGTTATAGAGGTTGGCATCCCTGCTGTGGACAAGGTTGTGGATGCATGCATCGATCCAAGAGGCAGCTCGATGGCTTCCACCTCAG GTTCATTCCCCTTGAGAAATATACCTACCACATTGAGAGGACTTCAAACTCGAATTTACTGCATG GCCCTGTATGAGGTATTGATTCGGCAGGATGAGCTGCTTGCGTAA